The genomic window accccgccGCCGCGTCGACGAGTGCATCAATGTTGGGTAGAGGTAGCAATccttggggcatgctttgttgaggtcggaatAATCCACGCACATCCTCCATTTCCCATTGTGTTTTCTTACCAGGACTACGTTCGACAGCCATCCAGGTCGAGTAGTCAAGTTCCCGGATAAATCCTGCCTCGAGGAGGCTGGCCGTCTGCTTGGCCACCTCTTCTGCCCTTTTCTGTgacatcttcctcctcctttGGGCCACTGGTCTGGCTTCTGGCTTGATGACCAAATGGTGCGACATGAGTTGGGGGTCTATCTCTGGCATGTCAGCCGGTGTCCAGGCAAATAGGTCACCATTGGCCCTGATCATTTCTATTAGAGGTTCTTTCAGCTCGTGAGGGAGGTTTCTGTTCACGAAGGTGAACTTCTCCTCCATGTCGCCGACTCTAAACTTTTCTAGGTTCCCTTCTGGTTTGGGTCTCGGCTTGTCGCTGACTCTGGCATCCAAGTCGGTGAGGAACACTCCTGATGCTTCTTTGGATTTCTTTCTTAACGAGAGACTGACGTTGTCacaagcgactgccgtttctaGGTCTCCCCTTACAGACCCTACTGATCCTTCTTCAGTTATGAACTTCATTATCAGCATCCTTGTACTGATGACTGCTCCTAGGTCGTTGATGGTCTTCCTCCctaggatgatgttgtaggccATGGAGTCTCGTAGGATCACGAACTCTGCCATTACCATTCTTCTCCCTTGGCCTTGTCCCACGGAGGTCGGCAAAGAGATTATCCCgtccggcttgatgaagtggtcgccgAGCCCTACAACGCCGTGCTGGTGAGTCTTTAAGCCGGTGTCCCGTAGGCCCAAGGCGTCGAACACATTgcggaacatgatgttcgagtctgccccGTATCTACAAGGATCCGCTTGATGAGGCCGGTTCCCACTCTGGCCGTAATGACCATGAGAGGGCTTTCCACGacctcgtcaaaccattggtcctccggGCCGAATGAAATGGATGGAAGTTTCTTGGGGCTTCGTGCAGAGGATGTGGAAACCGCCAGGACTTTGGCGTCTTTCTTATGTGCCGATGTCGACCTAGGCACCGCGTTTCTTGCTGTTACTACGTTCACTATGGTAAGGCCATGGTCGTTATCCTCCAGCTCTTGGCGTTGCTTTGCGGCCCGGGTCTTGTCTTCGCCCTCGTGGTCGCGATTCCATCTCCTCGGCTCCCTAATGAGGTGGGAGAACTCGGCTAGCTTTCCATCCCTGATCGCTTGCTCCAGTGCGTCTTTCAGGTTGAAATAGTTCTGTGTCTTGTGCCCGTAGCCCTTGTGGTAATCACAGTAGAGGCTCCTGTTCCCCCCCTGGTCAttccttcagaggtcggggcttcgacaagatCCCTTTCTCGGCTATTTGCTGGTAAACTTCCATAATCGGCGCAGTGAGGGGAGTGTAATTAGTGAACTTCCCGACACGAGGAAACGGCCTGGGAGTCTTACTCGGACCGCCGTCCCTAgcgtgttccttttgtctttctcCGCTCCCGTGATGCCAGGTTTGGTTGTAAGagggctgccgtttgttggcagcCACGACTTAGCTGACTTCTTCATCGTTAATGTACTCCCTGGCTACAcattggatctcctgcattgtccacaccggcttcgtggtgaggtgctttctgaagtcctcaTTTAGAAGTCCGTTCGTCAGGCACAAGCTTGCAACCGAATCCGTCAGCCCGTCGATCTCCAAAGACTCATCGTTGAATCGGTCTAGGTATTTCCTGGTCGGCTAGCCGGATCTCTAGGTCACTGCAAGTAAATTGATTGGGTGCTTTGCCTTTGCGATTCTGGTTGTGAATTGGGCTAGGAAGGCACGGCTGATGTCCGAGAACCTggtcaccgagccctgcgggaggttattaaactaccgtattgcaggtcccgccAGAGTGACCGGGAAAGTgcggcaccttacctcgtctcccactccctcCAGGTTCATTCTGGCTTCGAAAGCCGTGGGGTGCTCCTGCGGGTCTTGGGTTctgtcgtacctcatgtccgttagCTTGTCAAAGTGCTTTGGCAGCCGGACCTCAAGGATGGAATGATGGAATAGGGTTGCGCACATTATCACTGGTCCCCGCGTTCTGGTTGTTCTTCCCTCGTCGTCCTCCCGACGAGCGCCCTCGCGGTTTCGCTCTGTGGTACGCCTATCGTGCCTGGTGTAAATGATGGGGTCGTGGCGTCTTCTTGCGCGTCCTCCCTCCCTGGCACTCTTGGTCTCAGACCGTGGGCTAGCTGTTCGTCGGGAGCGGCTTCTCGAGGGGGAGCGGGAGTAGCTCGGTTCGGGAGTTTGTTGACGATGTTCTCGGTCTGTCAGCCGGCGCTTCAGGTCTTGCATCCTGTGACgtagttcttgcattattctggcacTGTTGTCGCCAGTTCCCCCGAAGGGGCGCCTTTCGGGTGATCGTGTGGTTCGTCTTGGAGGGGACCTCGTGCGCTGCCAAGGAGAAGCCGCGGAGGCTTCCGCTCTGCGCTCGGTCTCGCGGCCTGTTCCTCCTGGGCCCAGTATAACATCCATTCAGGCGACgctccccacagacggcgccaatgtttggtAGGTctggtaccggacggttcgggttggtACTTCGATTGATGAGAGGGGGAATCGCCTGGTTCCGGGTCGCTGGGTTGAAGGGGGTGCAGCCGACGTCCCAAACTCTTCGTGtggaggggggtgtcacctgcaaggacactccgacgctctagtcagtcaaGTGTGCAGGTGAAAAAGGGTTGAATAGTatatgacgtaccttgggggaagggtaggaccttccccatatataccgtgtcagaggtgggccctgcaaTGACAGGCCCACTTCCTTCGATGTTTCCTTCGTATAGCTGTAGCaaagctgtcagggacgcgtatCTGGGTCGGCAACTGGGCGCCTCGATCCTGACCGTCCAGATTGGGTGGTGCTCGGGTCAGGCCGGCCCGCGAGTGATTTGGGCCAGACCGTAACAGTAACAAAAATCCTCCACTGATAGCAAGAGGTATaaatttagtgataattctagctaaactaaaatttttttaatgaaataaaaaataaaatcaagtgctcaaagtaataaattttaaatacactcaaattttttataatattaaattaaataatatatattttcaacTCAAAAACAAAAAAGACACGCgtctaatataaattttttctAATCAAAAGAAATACTGATAAATAAATTTGGTGCACAAAACAAATATAAAGAAGATCAAAACTCTATTGTAAGAGTTCTTAACGGTGGAGATTAATAACTCACATCAAGATTCTCTAATTACATTGCCTATTTGCCTTACATTATGAAGTGGTGCCACACCTTAAAGCATCAAACcttttacttttatatattagTTGGCAAAATTATCTATAATATAAGCATGCATGTGAATGCACAAATTTTAAttacttgatatatatatatatatatattctttcaattaaaaattttgtgGAGCTAAAATgagttataaaataaaaattgaaagagaAAGTATGAGGAGACAATAATATTAGTGTACAATGTATACAATGAAtttaaaaagaaaggaaaattaaaaattaaatatcagattcttaattaattatttaatttcaaaatttaaaatttaaaaatttaggaTTAGCATTTAAATATACAATTACTTTCAATTTCACCATAATCTCTTAACCTTTGTTTCATCCCAAAACTCGCCGCTATCCCCCAGGTCCCAGAGACTATGCCGACGCCGCCGCATCCACCCCCGACGCCGTTGCGGGGTTCCTGCCGACCGAAACAGTACCTTATTTTTCTGTAGAAGAGTCGGATACCTCCGCAGCCCCTTCCGTACTTTTCCATGGCCGCTGCACTCCCGATCCTGCCTGGAGTAAGCATCATCGTCAAAGGGATAtcgaacttcttctttttcatcattcttgaGGTGTTGATATtcatgttgatgatgatgattcatGATTTCGTTGATGTTGCCCCTTCATGATTCCATATTCTAATTCTTTCATTCTCATTCGATCTCCAGTTATCACAATAGGAGAAAAAGGTTGCATCAACACCGTTTGAGTGCTTCTTGTGTCCCATTTAGCTATTGAATTTGTTAGCCTGCTAACAGCAAGAGTGTTGGTAAATTAGGGTATAGAAgatggttaaaattttagaatagctgaataaaatttttaatttgagtaatttaAGTGGTTTTTTTTTATCGTTATTGGGCCAAATTTTTAGCCCATTGTATATATTGTAAAGATTCTCCATTATTTCCCTAACGGagttcaaattgaaaattttaattaactaaattaagataattaaaatttttaaaaactaatttaaaatttaaaataaaatttaagagttCTGTTGAATATTAATTCCACCAACTACATGTATATGTATATCCATTCACAATTAAAAAAcaatttagtcacaaaaaaaggcaatttacgcaaataaaataatttgaaaGAATGTTTACCAGAATACAACATTACAAAAGAGCAGACACAATTGTAATTTTTCAATTTATATGTAAAATGTGACACCCTAAAACGGATTTAACATACACGTAAACTGCTACACCCTGTTGCGGTTTACATTAGAAGATGAAATAACCtaaaccgctacaccctgtagcgttTTATGAATAGATAAGCTGCAAGGGTAATTCGCGATACCCTGTAGCGATTTATGAAGGGCGTGGCAGTTTTGAAAATGCCTATATATATACCCAGCTATTTGTGTAGTGTGTGTCATTTTCATTGAAATCTTTAGAATGGAGAGTGAGGAGAGCTTTTTAGTGTTAGTGCATTActctggaaaaataaaaaaagagtaaaaatcACGGTGTAAAGTTTACCGATAGAGAACCACTGAGTGTTTTTATCAGGTCATCTAATATACTGTTAGATCTAAAAATCAGTATATTGGAGAAGTTGGGCGTGTGCAGCACAAAGTGGGTGAAGAAGTTGTTATATAAGATTCCTATTGCGATTGTGTCAACCGGAGTGAAATATGAAACATTTGTGATAGGGTCCCATGAAGATATGCAGGTGTTGTTTCATTGTCGCCCGAGTTTTTAGAAAGTGAGGATACACGAGTTGTTTGTGAAGTTGGAACATGGCATCGATAGTTCTTGGCGCATCGGCGCCGAATCCTCAGTCGACTATGATGGGTGGTGCTTCTACCTTGATGTCTATCGTTGCACCTGATTGTTTGTTGGGTAATCGTCCAGGTGGTGCAATTGGGGTAGTTTTTTTAGCCCGTCCGATTCCAGATGTTGGACATGAGGGAGAACCAGATCTGGGTTGAAAATGCGATGCGAGAGGATGATTCGGATGAAGATCCTACTGACATTGGTTGGGACAGTGACGATGATATTCCGAAAAACCCAGCAGCAGGTTAGGTGCCGTCAAGTAATGGCACACATCAGCATCCTCCACACTTCTTTACCCTGAACTTGGAAGCCATCGGCCAACCGCCGGACACAATTCCAACCTTTGGGGTCAAGGATTGCACGAGGAAAATGTTGCAGTTGAATTTCAAGTTGGTCAATCTTTCCAAAGTAAGGAGAAAGCTGTTCTAGGTGTAAAGGATTACAGCATTCGCCGTAGTATTGAGTAAAGGGTGATAGAGTCAGATCATCTTAAATATCATGGGAGGTGCAAGAAGTTCGGTAGAGTTTGCACGTGGATGATTCGCATCAGCCTTCGGCAGCAAAAGAGCACCTGGGAAGTTCGACGGTACAACGGACTACACACATGCTTGGCTACATCAATATCTAGTGACCACCAACAGCTTGATCATCATGTCATCTGTGTGAATATCTTTCCTCTGGTTTGAGTTGATGCGGCGGTATCAATTAAGGTGCTGCAAGAAGCTACCGAAGCAACGTATAGTTTCAGGCCAAGTTACAAGAAGTCCTGGTTGGCAAAACAGAAGGTAGTAGCATAGATCTACGGGGATTGGGAATAGTCCTATGCCGGCTATCCTGTTGGATCCTTGGTGTGCAGTCTACTATGGAGGGAACCGTTGCTTTGTTGAAGACTTCTCCGGTTTGAGTTGGTGATCAGGTTGATGATTCTACCATGTACTTTCATCATCGTTTTTTGACATTTCCTCCTTGGATTGAAGCCTTCCGACATTGCAAGCCTTTGGTCAGCATAGACAGTACTCATCTATATGGCAAGTATGGCGGGACTTTGCTTTTGGCCATCACGCAAGATGGAATCCTATGTGCTACTCGATATATACCACCAATCCAGGTACTCAACACAAAGGTAACCCACTGGTCCCAATGTTCATGCCATGTCCGATAGTAAAAGGAAAACTATCTATCTCCACCCCTGTCGTCCTTACTATGAAGATAGTCTATATTCAGAGCTGGATCAGGCACATGCTATATGCCACCGAGTTGTGGAAATACCCTATCTACCTAGCTAGTGCCACTTAATCACTGCAAAATATATCAGGTTAGTGACCGCCCGCCATAACCGACTGTTCTCCTCAGTCAGTATCTCCGGATGAATGACTGCAAGTACATCAAGCGAAGTATAAGGCTCCCATACAATCTGAAAGCAAAGAGAGCAGTCAACATTGTAACACTATATACAGATAAGTGGGGGAAGAactaataaattttgaaaacacaAACAAATGACTTACATCTCGACCACCCAGTCAGTCTAATGCAAGGCGAAACTGAACTATTCTTTGTTCCTTCCCATCAGACGTGGGTAAGTAAGTGGCCCACCTGAATGACAGTAATATTACATCAACGTGTAATTTCAGATGTAGAACGTTAATAACTTGTAACGAAGAATGAAAGACTAAATGTATTAACGGATACCTGGATGCCAACAGAAAAGAGAACTGGTCAAACCCCTGCGGCCTGAGCGTGGGGAACTGCCAAAAGATCTATGGTTGTAGCAAATGTAGGGACCAGCCAAGTTGGTCACGTTTCTGTTGGCCACCCGACACATGCATCGGTATAGCCATGCCAACGCAACTGACCCCCAGCTAAAGCTGCCCATGTCGTCAAGTCTTGCCACAAATGGCAACCATCGAATGTGGACCCGATTCCCACTCTTGTCCCCAAACAGCTGAGTCGAGAGAAGCATCATAATATATACACGTGCATATATGCGCACAGTCTCCTCAGAAGCATCAGCGGGTAACATCCTGAACCCCTCATGGAACCATGTGAAGTGGACCATGTACTGCTTCACCTTCTCCGGTGGCGGAAGCTCACCAAATAACTTCTGGAACCACTCCCACGCCGGTCTGCCCCCTTTGATATGCAAGTGGAAGTCAATCAGGTACCCAGAAACAGGCTGTCCATCCACGGGCAGCCCAGCCAAGTGGTACAACCCAGTCTTCTCTAAATAGGGTATGATTCTATCATGTAACGGCATATTCTGTTACCTGTGAACGCTATAAACACACCGATTCAGCTGTATATTGTGACAAAAATAAAGAACACCTCATTAAATTCTAATAATGTTATTATgtaaatgtaaaatatattaaagtatttttatataataatagggatagaaattaattaaaaaaaataaataggaaacaactaaataaaattagaaaaaaataatattatcataaataatattaaaatatttttatatgattATAAATGTTAAAAACTAAACTAAGGTCCTGTTTTTTCCAATTAGCCTATAAGTTCcttaatactaaataaataaatatacgaATATTAACCAAATGAAAGAGGATAAAGAAACTTACCTTTTCATTGATGTCGCCGGCTATGTGAGCAACGCCGTTGAGTCGGTACAAGCGCTTTTTATCTGCCATGGTTCCACTTGCAAAGATTGCTCCAAGAAACTCAAACAAAACCCAACCTTTGgaaactctaacttctctctactttctctctctatcTCACTTACAATCTTCACAAATAAAATTCGCTACAGGGTACCACAGATTACCCTATACATTTATTCCTTTataaaccgctacagggtgtagcggtttatgctcTTAGTGTTTCTAAACGTAAACCGCGACAGGGTGTAGCGGTTTACATACAAATTGAAAAGTTGCAAATGTGTCTGGTAATTTGTAAAGTTGTATTTGCGTAAGCTTTCTTTCAAATTGTTTTATTTACGTAAATTGCtcccaaaaaaaatttcaaacaatGTTCCATACTGATTCGATTTAtactttaaataatatttttatgtaattcgaatcaacgtGTTTCGATTTACTACTATATTGTATAATTCGAATTAATTtaaggaaaagtatgaggagccaatgtatgttttatacaatgtgtacaatgagggttaaattgaaattataattaaattagaggtaattaattaatattgagtagttttcaatttaaaatttgaatcaaatcatgaTTCTCGTCAGTTATGGAATCAAATTAGGATTACCTCCCTCTCTCAATATGGTGTGAACTTCTTTTCTCACTCTCTCCTCGAAGCAAAAGCCGGTACAGTGCCGCCATGATTACCAATTACCGTCGGACATCGCGCCGACACTCTTCCGACTGTCGTCGTTGTCCGCACAGGCCACCGTACGTAGGAGGACGCGCATATTGTGTGAGTCGAGCTCGCGCCACTGCAGCAACCCGGACGTCCAGCACCTCCGTCGCAGCCGGTTTGTGCCTTCTTCCCGTCGTCGGATGTTCACTTTCTTTGTGAATGTGGATGGTTATTCTTTGGTGCTTAGTTGTAGACCATGATTGCTGGTTATGATTGTTGTTATTTATACACGTTCACATTGGATGTTCGTTTTTGTATGATTTTGGATATTCACTTTCTCAGTTTTCGTGGATGTTTATTCTTCAAGTAATTCAATAAGACCCAAGCAGTAGGCTAGCGTTGGGATGACGCAAGCGCGGGGGGTTTGGGCCTGCAACTCATGTCGGTGACGCTGACAGTTGCAGGTCACGGATGTTCGGTCGCGTGAGGAGTGACGGAGGTTCTTCTGGCGAGGGTGTTGGTGCGAGGAGGCGGAGCGCGACAGTTCTGGTTGGCAGGAACAGAGGCTACACGTCGCGCAGAAACAGAGTGGTGGAATGCATATTTCTACGCATACGGCGAGGCGACGGAGAAAGGAGAATTTTTCTGCGGAACAAACAATGGGGTTTTTTGGGGGTAGGTAACAGTGGGTGATAAAGGGTTAATGTGAAAGAATTTAGGGTAAATCGGGAGTAGATATCACAAAACTGAACAGGCAACTAGAAATTAGGGATAATGATGTTTAATTTACATTATTAATACATATTGAGTCAAATAAACagcccattgtacatattgtatagATACCTCATTATCTCTTTAGCGGGACTCTTAatttaattcgatttatatagaagtATCGTTTGAGATATTCATATAAAGTTGTTTGATTTGGATGATTTATGTAATATTGGTATTGATTTGCTTTATATAAGTGTTTTacccaaaaaataattaaaaaataaaaataattataaaaaaattattttagtaaaaataattataataaattattttttttaaaataaaaataataataaaataataattataaatataattaaaaaaattattttgatgttaaattttttataatatgtcATTTTTAATCACAAAAATTATTGTCACTATAGAActtcccttattattattatgatgtgGCATTTAACATTTCCTTGTTCGAATTTACAATCCTGAAAAGAGGATATTATTATTGTGGTTGGGTCGATATACAATGAGAATATATAATATTACAATGTAAGAGGTTTAATTATTAGAAGGACGTGATGAAGCAGAGTAGTAAACTACGGGATAAGGTTTAATTATTAAACAACAATTGTTGAAGATATTTTGAAGAGTTGAGATAAGTAGATAACTATTAGTGGTATTGGAAAGGTAAGCGGTGTGAACTCTTGAGGCGCATGCAGCAATTGAACGGGGATTACCATCCACTATAGTAACTCCTTCGAACTTCCCTCCATCTCTATATATCTCCCTTAAAAATTCACCAATTATTACTCCATTCAGATTCAGATatatagttagttagttactgCTCGATACTCTGTCTCTGCACCATGACGACCAACACATCCACTAAAACTAGTTTGAGTATGAAGCTTCTGATAGACACAAAGAGTAAGAAAGTGCTGTTTGCAGAAGCTTCTAAGCAAGTGGTGGATTTTCTCTTCACCTTGCTTCAGTTGCCACTTGCTACCGTCATCAAGCTTTTAACCAAGGAAGCTGTGGTTGGTTGCTTGGGAAATCTTTATTCCAGCGTTGAAAACCTCAACCATGATTACTTTCAACCAAACCGATCTAAGGATCTTATCCTTAATCCAACCATTCTTGGCTCTTCACCTTCCATCTCCGGCCTCCTCCCTTCATCTGCTACAAACCACTCCAAGATAACTCTAAAGTTCTACAAGTGCAACAATCATTGCGGTTGCAGTGCTGTAACAGATGTGTACAATTCTATTTGTAGCACCGGTTCTTGTAATGGCCGTATGACGACGGAAATAAACTATTTCAAAGCCACGACGGTTGATACTTCTGGTCACAGTAATAACAACAACGACAATGGGTTTGTGAAAGGAGTGATAACCTACATGATAATGGATGATCTTGTCATTGAACCCATGTCAACAATATCCAGCATCACCATGCTTAACCGCTTCAATATCAAGGATGTTGGTGTCTTGAAAGAAACCGTCGTTCAACTTGGCATTACTGAGGTATCTCTACTCTTACCGTCATCTCATTTAAACGTAACCTATTCCAACTTTGTAATATAACCTTTAATGTGTTACGTACAGGGCTTAAAGCTACTTAAGGCATCCATGGAATCCCAGATGGTTCTCACCAGCGTTTTCTTATCTAGTTAGCCTCATGCTTCTGCCATCTTAAGCACTTAAATTAATAGTTTTAATATCTACTATGAGATCAATACGGCTATGTTTTGTCTCCTTTGGTTTATTTTATGCTTCATGTTGGGTTGCTTTGAATTAACATTAAGActgcattttctttgttttagaCCGTGTTTACCCTTTATTATTTATGCAGCTATCAGACAATATTATCTCCTTGTCAATTCGTTTCTAATTTTTTatcttctgtttatttattattaagtcTTCTCCTTTCTACTTCTGGTTTCCTTTCTTCACAATCAAACAAACGATTTCAATCTTGCAAAGCCCCATTACTTAGGCATTTTGATATAAGCGcacatttaataaaaataaagattgaACTAGTGTGTTAGTTAAATTTCAGGGTGATAAATTGCACTTATAATTTGTGTCTTCTATATTATATGTTGCTGAAAGTTTATTCTTAGACCACTTATTATGGTGGTAacgaaaaattggtgttgaactTCTGCCAATAGACAAGTGTTTTCTTATTAATAAAGTCTTCCGTGTTTATTTGTCAAAGCATGATATTGTTAATACTCTTAATTTATTCTGAATCTTGACCACAAAAACTCGGTAAAAATATGAGAGTATAGAAATTATAGTTATAGTTAACTGGACGCCGAACAAAATGACATACATGTAATCATAATATCATATAACTAAATTAGCATCTTTGGAGAAACAAAAAGTCCTGAAAAAAATTCATGTAAAATCAAAAGGACGTTTTTGTTGCTATAAACAAATTTTCACAATTACTTAAACATGCTTACAATTCATTTCTTGTAAATCAAGGGATGTCCCAGTAACATGAGATGTTTAGAATAACATTTTGCCGGGATCAAAAAGGTTAATTAACTATTATGAAATGTACAATGCTAGATAACTAATGATTTTTTTGAACAATctaaacaaccaccaatcaaataaaaacataCTACACCTCTAAATTACTTATCTAAATTGTTGAAGAAACTATTTGAACCCTTAAGATTCCAAGTTCTTCAGGAAAACACTTGTTAAAACCATATCGGATTGTATAGATTCCTTCAGTAGCTTTAAGCCCCGTCaacacaaaagaaaaaaaaaaacacagttCAAAGAACATAGAGAATTGAGATTATCAATTATTTGAAACGAAATGAGAAATTGAGAATAATATAAAACATACATACCTCAGAGTAGTAAACTACGGGAAGGATGTGAATAAAACACAAACAGAGgaatttgcatttttattttgttggtCAATAAACAATGAAGAAACATGTATATAATT from Arachis ipaensis cultivar K30076 chromosome B09, Araip1.1, whole genome shotgun sequence includes these protein-coding regions:
- the LOC107616233 gene encoding uncharacterized protein LOC107616233, with translation MTTNTSTKTSLSMKLLIDTKSKKVLFAEASKQVVDFLFTLLQLPLATVIKLLTKEAVVGCLGNLYSSVENLNHDYFQPNRSKDLILNPTILGSSPSISGLLPSSATNHSKITLKFYKCNNHCGCSAVTDVYNSICSTGSCNGRMTTEINYFKATTVDTSGHSNNNNDNGFVKGVITYMIMDDLVIEPMSTISSITMLNRFNIKDVGVLKETVVQLGITEVSLLLPSSHLNVTYSNFVI